A single Verrucomicrobiaceae bacterium DNA region contains:
- a CDS encoding RluA family pseudouridine synthase translates to MDWIVTETSDCGLRLDKHLAQRLPDLSRTRIQDLIKDGHITLNARSTKSGAILKMGDGIHITIPEVVPVGVIAQDIPLTILYEDSDIVVLDKPPGLVVHPAEGNPDGTLVNALLHHIGDLSGIGGEMRPGIVHRLDKDTSGCMVVAKNDIAHRRLTEAFSERRIAKIYLAVINGEPKGPQGRIENRIGRHPVDRKRMTVLFDGSGKEAVTEWTRISAHEGCALIQCRLLTGRTHQIRVHMKESLGHPILGDPIYGNAARQRTATPRLMLHAWKLAFHHPIHDKPLSFEAQLPPEYAPWMAAVGE, encoded by the coding sequence ATGGATTGGATCGTCACTGAAACCAGCGACTGCGGCCTGCGGCTCGATAAACACCTCGCGCAGCGGCTGCCGGACCTCTCGCGCACTCGCATCCAGGATCTCATCAAAGATGGCCACATCACCCTGAATGCTCGCAGCACGAAATCCGGGGCCATTTTAAAAATGGGGGATGGCATCCACATCACCATCCCAGAGGTCGTCCCGGTCGGAGTCATCGCGCAGGACATCCCGCTCACGATTTTGTATGAAGACAGCGACATCGTCGTGCTCGACAAGCCACCCGGCCTCGTCGTCCATCCTGCGGAGGGCAATCCAGATGGCACCCTCGTCAATGCGCTGCTCCACCACATCGGCGACCTCAGCGGCATCGGGGGGGAGATGCGGCCCGGCATCGTCCACCGACTGGATAAGGACACCAGCGGCTGCATGGTCGTGGCAAAGAACGACATCGCCCACCGCCGCCTCACAGAGGCCTTTTCTGAGCGGCGCATCGCGAAAATCTACCTCGCCGTCATCAATGGTGAACCGAAAGGCCCCCAAGGCCGCATCGAAAACCGCATCGGTCGCCATCCAGTCGATCGCAAGCGCATGACCGTGCTCTTTGACGGCTCAGGGAAAGAAGCCGTCACGGAGTGGACCCGCATCTCCGCGCATGAAGGCTGTGCGCTCATCCAGTGCCGCCTACTCACTGGCCGCACGCACCAGATCCGCGTCCACATGAAGGAATCTCTGGGGCACCCGATTCTGGGTGATCCGATTTACGGCAACGCTGCCCGCCAGCGCACGGCTACTCCGCGTCTGATGCTCCATGCTTGGAAGCTAGCCTTTCATCACCCCATCCATGATAAGCCGCTGAGCTTCGAGGCGCAGCTACCACCTGAGTATGCACCGTGGATGGCCGCTGTGGGAGAGTGA
- a CDS encoding serine/threonine protein kinase, translating to MTFPATTAPEQSFLSTCPVCQAQIDVTSLEPFTKLKCPFCGQMVRVRRRFDHFTITRQIGEGGMSRVFEAEDETLGRRVALKILNRQYSRDAMRMEQFRQEARITASITHPNVIKLYSVGHDQGYFYLAMELVGGGSLESRIRKEGKLPEGDALRIGHEVAEGLRAAQIQGLIHRDVKPANILFTEAGTAKVVDFGLALFTDRGPDTSAEIWATPFYVAPEKILQNEEDYRSDIFSLGATLFHALTGSPPHRADTHNIEELRRIKSRRVQLGDSGLQFSPRTEHVINRMLSFNPEERFPNYHTVVEELRLADGLLNQSGIRRRLISRRARLVGALAAAILLSFLFGWIIGDGGQRRTRSVVKALPPVKAAQLDGEGVTLEAKAKPKGTVSERFVSAREDMLRDGEFSTAHDLFADIAREKDTKELTRCWAWFNAAICAMHQHRATEAETAFRQLARRGAEKTTAEASESLSRFFTDIGTRLGSKKTPDMPLEELGYATENEEILGYLAHGLAEWHFGNAEAGAREMEYFRDKLPQLQDEPAGLTSSTSWVSLYKAVVKLYEPDFALLRKALKPREVGTLAELEAALAEVRQTREKILNTGTYRTSIEQMESGLRREIARLRMEEQTKRMAEEKVRRAADLEQLTEVSELIPALVRGYDFTPAVDLLTGMHFQTADVRTAHEGRLYLYTSARDFMEKLRADLATGTWKGTITQRGGGTLTGRISGITEEVIALAVDGGTLRVALDSLPPEALVSIAQHFIAGTTDSSEHYRRQELCAAFARAAGLTELSTTLAAQLMEENRPFRSRWMKVMEAGI from the coding sequence GTGACCTTTCCCGCCACGACAGCACCCGAACAGTCTTTCCTGAGCACCTGCCCGGTGTGCCAGGCGCAGATCGACGTGACGTCGCTGGAGCCATTCACGAAGCTGAAGTGCCCTTTTTGCGGCCAGATGGTGCGGGTGCGGCGGCGCTTTGATCATTTCACCATCACGCGGCAGATCGGTGAGGGTGGGATGAGCCGAGTGTTCGAGGCGGAGGACGAGACGCTGGGCCGCCGTGTGGCGCTGAAAATCCTCAATCGCCAATACAGTCGCGATGCGATGCGGATGGAGCAATTCCGCCAAGAGGCACGGATCACGGCGAGCATCACGCATCCGAATGTGATCAAGCTCTACTCCGTGGGGCACGATCAGGGCTATTTTTATCTAGCCATGGAGCTGGTGGGCGGAGGCAGCCTGGAGAGCCGCATCCGGAAAGAAGGAAAGCTCCCTGAGGGGGATGCACTACGCATCGGCCATGAGGTGGCTGAGGGGCTGCGTGCAGCGCAGATTCAGGGCCTGATCCACCGCGATGTGAAACCCGCCAACATCCTCTTCACCGAGGCCGGCACGGCGAAGGTGGTGGACTTCGGCCTCGCGCTTTTCACGGATCGCGGGCCAGATACGAGCGCGGAGATCTGGGCCACGCCCTTCTATGTGGCACCAGAAAAAATCCTGCAAAATGAGGAGGATTACCGCAGTGACATTTTCAGCCTCGGGGCCACGCTTTTCCACGCCCTGACAGGCAGTCCGCCGCACCGTGCGGACACGCATAACATCGAAGAACTGCGCCGCATCAAAAGCCGCCGCGTGCAGCTCGGCGACAGTGGCTTGCAGTTCAGCCCGCGCACGGAGCATGTGATCAATCGCATGCTCAGCTTCAATCCAGAGGAGCGTTTCCCGAACTACCACACCGTCGTCGAAGAACTACGCCTCGCAGACGGCTTGCTCAATCAAAGTGGCATCCGCCGCCGCCTCATCAGTCGGCGAGCACGGCTCGTCGGTGCTCTGGCCGCCGCGATCCTGCTGTCCTTCCTCTTTGGGTGGATCATCGGCGATGGAGGCCAGCGCCGCACACGCTCCGTGGTCAAAGCGCTACCTCCCGTGAAGGCCGCGCAGCTCGATGGCGAAGGAGTCACCCTGGAGGCGAAAGCGAAACCGAAAGGCACTGTGAGCGAGCGCTTCGTCAGCGCACGCGAGGATATGCTGCGTGATGGAGAATTCTCGACTGCGCATGATCTCTTCGCCGACATCGCCCGGGAAAAAGACACCAAAGAGCTCACCCGCTGCTGGGCGTGGTTCAATGCGGCGATTTGCGCCATGCACCAGCACCGCGCCACCGAAGCAGAGACTGCCTTTCGCCAATTGGCCCGGCGCGGCGCAGAAAAAACCACCGCAGAGGCCAGTGAGAGCCTCAGCCGCTTTTTCACCGACATCGGCACACGACTTGGCAGCAAAAAAACACCCGACATGCCCTTGGAGGAGCTCGGCTATGCGACGGAAAATGAGGAAATCCTAGGCTACCTAGCCCACGGGCTGGCGGAGTGGCATTTCGGCAATGCGGAGGCCGGAGCACGTGAGATGGAGTACTTCCGCGATAAACTCCCCCAGCTCCAGGATGAGCCTGCGGGCCTCACTAGCAGCACCAGTTGGGTTTCGCTCTACAAAGCCGTGGTGAAGCTCTACGAGCCAGATTTCGCCCTCCTGCGCAAAGCTCTGAAACCACGCGAGGTAGGCACACTCGCAGAGCTGGAGGCCGCTCTGGCCGAAGTGCGGCAAACACGCGAAAAAATCCTCAACACCGGCACATACCGCACCAGTATCGAGCAAATGGAAAGCGGTCTGCGCCGCGAAATCGCACGCCTGCGTATGGAGGAGCAGACAAAGCGCATGGCGGAGGAAAAAGTGCGCCGTGCTGCCGATCTGGAGCAGCTCACGGAGGTCAGCGAGCTCATCCCCGCGCTCGTGCGTGGCTACGACTTCACACCAGCGGTCGATTTGCTCACAGGCATGCATTTTCAGACAGCGGATGTGCGCACGGCACATGAGGGCCGCCTGTATCTCTACACCAGCGCCCGTGACTTCATGGAAAAACTCCGCGCAGATCTCGCCACCGGCACCTGGAAAGGGACCATCACTCAGCGCGGTGGCGGCACACTCACAGGACGCATCAGCGGCATCACAGAAGAAGTGATCGCCCTCGCTGTGGATGGTGGCACACTCCGTGTCGCACTTGATTCGCTCCCTCCAGAGGCGCTGGTCAGCATCGCGCAGCACTTCATTGCCGGCACCACGGACTCTTCCGAGCATTATCGCCGTCAGGAGCTCTGCGCCGCCTTTGCCCGTGCCGCAGGCCTCACGGAGCTCTCCACCACTCTGGCGGCACAGCTTATGGAGGAGAATCGTCCCTTCCGCAGTCGCTGGATGAAGGTGATGGAAGCCGGCATCTGA
- a CDS encoding 8-oxo-dGTP diphosphatase: MTDWKTWKPSLLATLMFIIDESRGEVLLIRKKRGLGAGKINGPGGKIDPGETFLQCAIRETQEELGVTALDPVKHGELWFQFVDGLSLHVDVFVATQHEGIAVETAEAVPLWTPLHALPLHEMWADDRFWLEEMLLRRRHFIGRFTFDDDTMLTDEMEWL; encoded by the coding sequence ATGACTGACTGGAAGACTTGGAAGCCCAGCCTGCTGGCGACGCTGATGTTCATCATCGACGAATCACGCGGCGAGGTGCTGCTCATCCGCAAAAAGCGTGGCCTCGGTGCCGGGAAGATCAATGGCCCCGGTGGCAAGATCGACCCCGGTGAGACCTTTCTGCAATGCGCCATCCGCGAGACCCAGGAGGAGCTAGGCGTCACAGCGCTCGATCCGGTGAAGCATGGCGAGCTTTGGTTCCAGTTCGTCGATGGATTGAGTCTGCATGTGGATGTGTTCGTGGCGACACAGCATGAAGGCATCGCGGTGGAGACAGCGGAGGCCGTGCCACTCTGGACGCCGCTCCATGCGCTGCCACTGCATGAAATGTGGGCTGATGACCGCTTCTGGCTGGAGGAGATGCTGCTACGCCGTCGCCATTTCATCGGACGCTTCACCTTTGATGACGATACCATGCTCACAGATGAGATGGAGTGGCTCTGA
- a CDS encoding GTP-binding protein: protein MTSTTLNPTESSLLRFTTAGSVDDGKSTLIGRLLYDSKSIFEDQLLAVEESSKRRGDAHVNLALLTDGLRAEREQGITIDVAYRYFATPKRKFIIADTPGHIQYTRNMVTGASTADLAIILIDARLGVIEQTMRHTYLASLLRIGHIVLAVNKMDLVNFDQAVYDKIVGEYMKFASGLENLPQVTPIPMSALNGDNVVEKSDATPWYTGPSLLQHLETVQVHSETAADAARFPVQWVVRPISDREDAKLGNLHDYRGFAGRMASGTFRVGDDVLVYPSEMKTKITGIHTFEGQQPEAIPQLSYSITVADEIDTSRGGMIVKAEEPVQTAQEFDAMICWFADKKTLKPRGRFHLRHTTNDVRAVVTDVHYKVNISTLEKSAENKEFALNDIGCVRIRCAAPIFFDSYSKNRTTGSFVLVDEQTNNTVAAGMIQKPLADAGDEDADVSI from the coding sequence ATGACCTCCACCACGCTTAACCCCACCGAATCTTCTCTCCTCCGCTTCACGACTGCCGGCTCTGTCGATGATGGCAAAAGCACGCTCATTGGCCGCTTGCTGTATGACTCGAAGTCGATCTTTGAAGACCAGCTTCTTGCTGTCGAAGAATCCTCGAAGCGCCGTGGTGACGCGCATGTGAATCTCGCGCTGCTTACCGATGGACTGCGTGCGGAACGCGAGCAGGGCATCACGATTGATGTGGCTTATCGCTACTTTGCCACGCCGAAGCGGAAGTTCATCATCGCGGACACGCCGGGGCACATTCAATACACGCGGAACATGGTCACCGGGGCTTCCACGGCCGATTTGGCGATCATTTTGATCGATGCACGGCTCGGTGTGATCGAGCAGACGATGCGGCACACCTACCTCGCGTCGCTGCTGCGCATTGGGCACATCGTGCTGGCGGTGAACAAGATGGACCTCGTGAATTTTGATCAGGCGGTTTATGACAAGATCGTGGGCGAGTACATGAAATTTGCCAGTGGCCTCGAAAACCTGCCGCAGGTCACGCCGATCCCGATGAGCGCCTTGAACGGCGACAATGTGGTCGAGAAATCCGACGCCACACCTTGGTACACGGGTCCGTCGTTGCTCCAGCATCTGGAGACCGTGCAGGTGCATAGCGAAACCGCCGCCGATGCGGCCCGTTTCCCAGTGCAGTGGGTCGTACGGCCTATTTCTGACCGTGAGGATGCCAAACTGGGCAATTTGCATGATTACCGTGGTTTTGCTGGTCGCATGGCCAGCGGCACCTTCCGCGTCGGAGATGACGTTTTGGTCTATCCTTCGGAGATGAAGACCAAAATCACTGGCATTCACACTTTTGAAGGCCAACAGCCGGAGGCCATTCCGCAGCTCAGTTACAGCATCACGGTCGCAGACGAGATCGACACCTCCCGCGGCGGCATGATCGTGAAAGCCGAGGAACCCGTGCAGACCGCGCAGGAGTTCGACGCCATGATCTGCTGGTTCGCCGACAAAAAGACGCTCAAGCCGCGTGGCCGCTTCCACCTGCGCCATACGACGAATGATGTCCGTGCCGTGGTCACGGATGTGCATTACAAGGTCAACATCAGCACGCTCGAAAAGAGCGCCGAGAACAAAGAATTCGCCCTCAACGACATCGGCTGCGTCCGCATCCGCTGCGCCGCGCCGATCTTCTTCGACTCCTATTCCAAAAACCGCACCACCGGCAGCTTCGTGCTCGTCGATGAGCAGACCAATAACACTGTCGCCGCCGGCATGATCCAGAAGCCTCTGGCCGATGCAGGTGACGAGGACGCTGACGTGTCGATTTGA
- a CDS encoding type II toxin-antitoxin system RelE/ParE family toxin, with the protein MKVIFERGAERDLQESLRWYRKRSDQAANNFITEVQSAVHSLSSDPFKNRQVAPDVRAIKFKRYPYCLIYKIIDETVRIYAAAHEKRRTGYWKRRLN; encoded by the coding sequence ATGAAGGTGATTTTTGAACGGGGCGCGGAGCGCGATTTGCAGGAGAGCTTGCGGTGGTATCGCAAACGCAGCGATCAAGCGGCCAATAACTTCATCACCGAGGTTCAAAGCGCCGTTCACAGCCTCTCATCCGACCCTTTCAAAAACAGGCAGGTCGCCCCCGATGTCCGAGCCATCAAGTTCAAGAGATACCCCTACTGCCTCATTTACAAAATCATCGACGAAACCGTCCGCATTTACGCCGCCGCACACGAAAAACGCCGCACCGGCTACTGGAAACGCCGCCTGAACTAA
- a CDS encoding addiction module protein: MNATTLSPVDSLLEAAKRLTNREQGEFLDRFLDLNYDGNDCDEEQPLSPEWMAEIKHRIAQDEAGLSEWIPAEDVICGLRDTLSQPA, encoded by the coding sequence ATGAACGCGACCACACTCAGCCCTGTCGATTCTCTCCTCGAAGCCGCCAAGCGCCTCACCAATCGTGAGCAAGGCGAGTTCCTGGATCGTTTTCTCGACCTGAACTATGATGGAAACGACTGTGATGAAGAACAGCCGCTCTCCCCCGAATGGATGGCCGAGATCAAACACCGGATCGCCCAGGATGAAGCTGGATTGTCCGAATGGATTCCTGCCGAGGATGTCATCTGCGGACTACGCGACACCCTTTCCCAACCTGCATGA
- the cysD gene encoding sulfate adenylyltransferase subunit CysD: protein MSAITHLQFLESEAIYILRETAAQFEKPALLFSGGKDSIVMAWLARKAFYPSRLPFKLLHVDTGHNFPEAMTYRDWFVQEIGADLVVGLVQKSIDEGRVQEEKGHNASRNKLQTVTLLDTIEEHQFDACLGGGRRDEEKARAKERFFSHRNEFGQWDPKNQRPELWNIFNGRKHFGEHFRVFPLSNWTEMDIWQYIRQENIPLPSLYFSHQRKIIERHGQLLDASTGIIPLLDEEKPRVKEMTIRFRTVGDATCTGAVESTASTIDDIVAEVAAARQTERGTRADDKRSETAMEDRKKEGYF from the coding sequence ATGTCCGCCATCACGCATCTTCAATTCCTCGAATCCGAGGCCATCTACATCCTCCGCGAAACTGCCGCGCAGTTTGAAAAGCCCGCGCTGCTCTTCTCCGGCGGCAAAGACTCGATCGTGATGGCCTGGCTCGCTCGGAAGGCCTTTTATCCCTCCCGTTTGCCCTTCAAGCTCCTGCACGTCGATACCGGCCACAACTTCCCCGAGGCCATGACCTACCGCGACTGGTTCGTGCAGGAAATCGGAGCGGATCTCGTCGTCGGCCTCGTGCAGAAATCCATCGACGAAGGCCGCGTGCAGGAAGAAAAAGGCCACAACGCCTCCCGCAACAAGCTGCAGACCGTCACGCTGCTCGACACCATCGAGGAGCATCAATTCGACGCCTGCCTCGGTGGCGGTCGCCGTGATGAAGAAAAGGCCCGCGCCAAGGAGCGCTTCTTCTCCCACCGCAACGAATTCGGCCAGTGGGATCCGAAGAACCAGCGCCCCGAGCTTTGGAACATCTTCAACGGCCGCAAACACTTCGGTGAGCACTTCCGCGTCTTCCCGCTCTCGAATTGGACCGAGATGGACATCTGGCAATACATCCGCCAGGAGAACATCCCGCTTCCAAGCCTCTACTTCAGCCACCAGCGCAAGATCATCGAGCGCCACGGCCAGCTCCTCGACGCCAGCACCGGCATCATCCCACTGCTCGACGAAGAAAAGCCCCGCGTGAAGGAAATGACCATCCGCTTCCGCACCGTCGGCGACGCCACCTGCACCGGTGCCGTCGAATCCACCGCCAGCACCATCGACGACATCGTCGCCGAAGTCGCCGCCGCCCGCCAAACCGAGCGCGGCACCCGCGCCGATGACAAACGCAGCGAGACCGCCATGGAGGACCGCAAAAAAGAGGGCTATTTCTGA